The DNA segment TACCCAAAACATACAGGCGGCTTATTCAATAATTTCAGGTACAAATCTTTTGATTTTCAGTTCCTACTTCAATGGTCGTACGATTTCGACATCCTGAACGGCAATGCATCAGAATTCGGCAGCATTTATCAGACCAACAGAAATGGACTAAAGTCACTTAACAAAATCTGGACGCCCACTAACCCGGAAACAAACATCGGTGGCATGAGATACGACGGTGTAAATTTGCTGACTCCTTTTGGTTACAAATTAGATTCACGTCATATAGAAGATGGTTCTTATTTAAAACTTAAAACGGCAGCACTGGGCTATAACTTCTCCAGTCAGTTGTTAAAGAAATTTAGTATTAAGAAGTGCAGGCTCTCGCTTTCTGCTCAGAATCTTTATACCTGGACCAAGTATACCGGTTATGATCCGGATGTATCTGTAGGAAGATACGGGGCCCTAACCCCCGGATTGGATTATTCCGCATACCCGCAAAGTGTGACCATATCAGGCGGAATAGACTTTACATTTTAGAACCTTTAAAAATAAAATATAGACTGATGAAAAAGGGCAATACATATATCACCATAGCTTTTCTAGTAATTTTTACTTTAAGTGGCTGTAATAAATTCCTGGAGCTGGACCCAGAGTCGTCCTGGAAAGAGGAAACCTTTTACGCTTCTAAAGAGGAGGCCAATTTAGCCCTGTCGGGAATTTATAGCCAGCTGTCTAAAGAAGATTTATATGGATATAAATTCAATGTCACCTTAGAAGCGGGGACAGATGAAACCTATACAAACGACCCTTCCCCGAACTGGAATGCGGCAAAATACGCTTATACATCTTCAAGTGATGAAATCAAAAATGCCTGGTTAAAGTTCTATACCTGCATTCAGCTGGTCAACCAGTTTGAAAAAAATTTAAAAAAGGAATTGTTTGCTACCGAGCAATACAATAATCTTCTGGCGAAAGCCCGCTTTATGAGGGCTTTCAGTTATTATAACCTGGCCAGCTGGTTTGGGCCGGTACCACTAAGGTTAACGCCAAGTACATCCCAGGAAGATAACAATGTTCCTCCTTCTCCTGCTCTGGATGTTTATAAACAGGCAGAGCAGGATTATTTATTCGCCGCCGAACATTTGGAACATGCCAATAGCCCCAGCTATATACCAGGTGAACCAAACAAGATGGCTGCACATGGCTTGCTAGCCCGTCTTTATTTAAAAATGGGGGGTTACCAGCCTTATTTATCTCCCAGCGACGCGAACTGTTATTTTGAAAATCCTCAGCAATATTTTGAAAAGGCCAAGGCACAATGTGAAATCATAATCAATGATGGCTGGCACCGGATTGTTCCCTATGCTACCGACAGCAAAAGCTACCGAACACACTTCTTAACTTATTTACAGGACAAATATGATTTAAAGGAAAGCTTGTTTGAAATTTCTTTCGGCAATTTATACAGCATGGGAATAGCCGTTAGCGGCAGGCTGGGCAATATCAATGGTGTTGAGTTCGTGGGAACGTCAACTATTCCAAGAGGCTTTGCCAATATCAATGTTGCGCTACCGGTATACGATGCCTATTCAATGGGCGATGCCAGAAGAGAGTGGAGCATAGCGGGATACCGGAACAAATATTCCACTTCAACACAGCTTTACACTATGAATTACATGTTCAATAATCCCTTACATTTCGAATATGGTATTGGAAAATTCAGAAGATGGGAACCTGCAAACCTTGAGGAGTTAAAAACTAAAGTTAGTGTGACCAATGCTAACTATACGATTCTAAACAATACTACAGGCTCAGATACAGACCCTAACTATACCAGTATAAATTTCCCGATATTGAGGTATTCTGATGTATTGCTCATGCATGCAGAGGCCATTATTGGCGGAAGGTTTGGAACTAATGCCGCAAATTCGGCGGCGGTAAACAGTCTTAATGTGGTGAGAGAAAGAGCCGGATTAGAACCTTATACCGGCAGTTTAAACCATACTGACTTTTTTAATGAGCTTGTAGATGAAAGATTGAGGGAATTATGCTTTGAAGGACTTCGTAAGCAAGACCTGATCCGCTGGAATTTATTGGAAGATAAACTGAAAGCAACCAATCAAAAAATAAAGAACAACCCGCTTTTTCTGGCCAACGATCAATATCACCAAACTTATTTAGAACCGGGAAATAATTTTAACAGGACAAAACACTTACTTTTACCTTATCCACTGCAAGAAACATTAATCAATACCAAGCTAAAACAAAGGTTAGGTTGGTAAACAGTTGGTCAAGAAAACATAGAAATGAAAGTTAAAGACATTTTAAAAATACTTTTTGTAAGCTTAGCCCTTATTTATTGTGTTCAGGTAAAGGCGCAAAATGCAGGTATTATACCTTCTTATAATTATTCCCAAATAACGGAACATCCCAGGCTTTTACTGGTCAAAGGAGAAGAAAATGCTTTAAAAGCATCGATCCAAAGAAATCCGGAGTTTAAAATCGTAGATACCTATATCAGGCAGGTGGCAGATCAACTGCTTTCTGAAAAGCCTTTGGTGTTTAAAAAAGATGGTAAAAGACTGCTGGCAGTTTCCAGAAAAGCACTTACAAGGTTATATTATCTGTCTTACAGTTACCGGATATCAAAAGATATCAAATACCTGAACAGGGCGGAAACAGAGCTCAATGCCATTTGTGATTTTGAAAGTTGGAATCCTTCACATTTTTTAGACGTAGGGGAAATGTGTATGGCTGTTTCTTTAGCGTATGACTGGTTATACAGTGATTTAAAGGAAAGTACGAAAAAAAATGTGCGCAAAGCGATTCTGGAAAAAGCCTTTGCCCCTTCCTACGTAAAAGAAGATGCCTGGTTTTTGGAAAGAAACAACAACTGGAACTCTGTTTGTAATGCTGGCCTGGTGTACGGGGCCCTGGCCATTTTAGAAGATGAAAAAGAGCAGTCGGTAGCCATTATTGAACGGGCTTTAAAATCCAATGTTTTACCATTACAGGCTTATGCACCAGATGGAAATTATCCCGAAGGACCAGGTTACTGGAACTATGGTACCTCGTTCCAGGTGATGTTGTTTGCTGCATTGGAAAGCGCATTCGGCTCTGATAAAGGTTTGTCCAAAGCTCCTGGTTTTATGGCTTCCGCCCATTACATGGCCTTCTCTTCTGGGCCATCAGGAAATTACTTCAACTATTATGATTGTGGAAGAGAGATTACTTCATGTTCTTCTATGTTTTGGTTTGCAAACAAATTAAACGATCCATCATTGATATTTCCAGAAATAGCTTTAATCAACAATGGCGTGTATACCCGTGCAGATCAGTCTGATATTGAACGGATTTTACCCAATGTACTTATTTTTGGGAGAGACCTGACTTTATCAAAAGTAAAGTTACCATCAAAACAAATATTTACAGGACATGGAATTACACCCGTTGCTATTGTACGTACAAATTGGGAAAGCGGAGCGGGTAAATTTTTAGGAATTAAAGGGGGCAGCGCTGCTGACGGACATGCGCACATGGATCAGGGAACGTTTGTATACGATGTTGGCAGATTAAGATGGGCCATGGATTTCGGGATGCAGAGCTACATCACGATGGAATCTAAAGGTGTAGACCTATGGAACATGGCCCAGAATTCTCAAAGATGGGATATCTTCAGGTACAATAATTTGAATCATAATACCCTAAGTATCAACAACCAACGTCATAATGTTAGTGGCAGGGCTGAAATTATTGAAGCTTTTGAAAATAAGAATGAGCTGGGTGCCAAGCTAGACCTAAAGTCCGTCTTGAATTTTAACGATGAATTGAAAACTGCCACCAGGAAAGCCAGCATCATAGACGATTCGTATTTGAAAATAGAAGATTTTGTGGAAACAAATGCCAAACCTGTAGACTTAAGATGGAACATGGTTACCCCTGCCCTGGCTCAGATTGTCGATAAAAATACCATTAAACTTTCCCAGCAGGGAAAAACCATGTTTTTGAAGTTCAACGCCGATGTTCCGTTTAAACTAGTCATCCGACCTTCGGAAAACCCCAGCCAATACAAATGTGAGTTTGGAGATTACAAGTATGGCGATTACAACCAGCAAAATAAGGGGACAGTGATGCTTGGCTTTGATTCAAAAATCCCGGCGAATAAAGCTGCCAGGTTTACGGTGACACTTGTAGAAGGGAAACCAGATATGTTATTGAAAAAGAACACCATCATTCTTGATGCTCCAGACCCTAATACTGCATCTTATGGAAGTAATGTTTTTTATGATGTTTCTCCTATCGGCGTTAGCAGCACAGGTGAGTTATATCCAATTGAAACTCCAGACTGGAATATTTATGGCCATGTAGACGTAAAAAACCTGTTTGATAAGGTTTTTAAATTTCGGATTGATGCTAAAAGAATTACTGCAGCAGGGATTGTTAATACCGGAATTGATAGATCTTTGAATGGGCAGTTGGGTGTTAGAGGGGGGGAAAGTACTGGAATTGATAAAAATGAAGGATACCTGCTGAGTCTTGATTTAAGGGATTTAGCGACTTCGGTAACGATTGAGCTTACAAAAATTGGTTTTACTTACCTGGATGCTTCAGAATCTTGTACGCTTGTTAATCGTCAAAATCCGGGAAAGATGATGGTGTTTACTGGAAATGATAGTAAAAAAATAGAAGAGGTTAAAATAACATCCGTCCATAAAAGACAATTTGTAGATGTTTCCAGTTTGGGCATTTCCTTCAAAGGTGGTTCAGATAATCCAGAGTTTTTGTCGTTTTTTAATACCGGCGATAAAGGAAATTTTAGAGTATCTGGTTTTGAGTTTATAGTAAAGTAATTTCGAAGTTTCTTTCTACTACTTTATCGCAATTGAACCCACTTCGGCCATTTTTTTAATCTAATGTAACAATCTGATTTCAAACAGCAAAAACGCGTATCTCCATTTTCGCCACAGAACAATAGAAGTTTTGCAGTTTTTATTAAATTAAGCCATGCAGAATACAGGTTTTAACCAATTGCGCAGTGTTTTTGCATTCTGCCTTGGTTAAAATATTTTTCCGATGCTGTTTCACCGTTGATTCAGCGATAAATAATTTATTGGCTATTTCTCCACTGTTCAGACCTTTAGAAATATTTTTAATGATATCGATCTCCCTTTTTGAGAATGAAATCGGCACTTCCGTATTTTCGTCAATACTCAAATTCATAAACGAGGGTTCGCCATGTAAACCGATAAGTGAAATCTTATAGTTGGGTGTATGACCAAGATGGTCGATCCGGGTATTGATAATTAGCGACTTCCCATACCCCCCAGTTTCATCTAAAGTAAGCATCAGTGCCTGATGGTTAAATAAAACATAATTTCCGTTTTTTAACCTGACTCTATAATTGTAATTAATCTTATAGCTCATTAGCTTATCTCTGCCAACCTTGTTTACAAAGAACGTAGTTAAAAATTCTTCTGCTTTTATAACAAATTTAATGTCGTCCGGATGGAGCAAACACAATATGTCGTTAATTGTGATGCTCCCAGGATTCAGGTCATAAATTTCATAAACTGAGTCACTGACATGGGAAATAGACATATCATAGAAATCGATGATGAAAAAAGAAATCGGGCCCGTACTTACAATGGAATTAGTTAATTCATTAAAAGAGATTTGGTGGCCGTCCGTTACGTTTATTGATCTATGAGCAGCCCAGACATTGTGGAGCGTTTGTATTTCAGCCTTCATCTAGATTGAATTTGAACAAATAATTTCTGTTTTCAAATGTAGCTAAATGTGATTACTTATGCTATACTTACCTGAGTATTCCGCGGAAGCGCTTTTTCACCATGCCCGTTATATAAGTTCTAAGAAGGTTTCACAAAACATTGATATCTATTTTATTGCGGAAGATCATATTGGGTGATATCTATCAAAAGCATGCTATTATTCATGCGGTGTTCAAAGATAATCTTGCTTACGGTGGCGGTATATTTAGAACACCTTACATCGATCCAACATTTAAAGATAAACACTGATAATCAAAAAGAAAGGACTGCTCATCTATGAACAGTCCTTTCAAATTTCGGGGACCGATCCCCTTTGTACCCTGGAAGGGACTCGAACCCCTGACCCACGGTTTAGAAAACCGTTGCTCTATCCAGCTGAGCTACCAAGGCATCTCCCGTTAGGAGCGGCAAAGATAGCCGTTAAGAAGTAAACACGCAAATTTAAATTGCTATTTTCTTTTGTGGAAACTGGGTCGTATGGCTACTGATCAGATTTAAAATGTAATCATCAGAGGGATAAGGCTGTAACACAGACTTCAGCATTTCCGGGCCCGCAATATCAGTATGGTAAGAAATATAGCCCATCCCGTAAAATTTACCCTGCTCTACCAAAAGACAACTTTGCTCTTCTTCAGTCCTCCCCTTATCTATCACAGCAAAGGTAGGAAGGATTGAACTTAAATATTCAATGGCATATTTTACCCTTACGTTATAGGAGGCGGCAGACTCTATGCCAAGACAGGCTCCACTACATTTTCCTTCGTTATGGCCGGTACATGCATCTCTGTTTTTTTGAATGAAGCACAGTTTTTCACAGAGCTTGTGTTCCTTGATCAACCTCCTCAATAAATTATGCCCCTCGACCAAGGAATTAAAGCTATATAGTACAGGCACACGTTTTTTGTAGGTATCAATCCCAAGTCTCATATAACCCTTTTGGTCTTCAAAAACATACAATCCATATTTCTGTTCATAACGCTTCAAAGCACGATTATTTTCGGGCCATAACCGCTTGATCTCGGCCGCTTCAAGGATAAAAGCCATAAGCTCCGTCCCGCAAATCTCAAAATCAATGCTATGGATATTTTTAAGAAATTCCTGACGCTGTTTTCCCGAATTATTACCGGTAAAATGGGAACAAACCCTTTTCAGAATATTTTTAGCCTTCCCAACGTAAACAACAATTCCCTTTTGGTCTCTAAAATAGTAAACACCGGGTACCTGAGGAAGCTTATCTATCTGGGTCCTGGAAAGATGAGGTGGCAAAACCTGCTCTTTTGAAGCGCGGCTTAAAGTCTGGACTATAATCCCCTCCAGATCAGTCTTTAACAATAGTGTTAAAAGTTCGGCTGTCGCCCTGGCGTCCCCACCGGCTCTATGCCGGTCATGAATGGCTATATTTAACGCATTACACAGTTTACCCAAACTATAAGAACTATAGCCAGGAAACAACTTCCTGCTCAGCCTAACCGTGCATAGTTTTTTACAGCGAAGGTCATAACCGGATAAGCTTAAATGGTGTTTTATAAATGAAAAATCGAAATTCACATTATGTGCAACAAATATTTTATCGTGCAACATTGCATAAATTTCGGCAGCTACACCTCCAAATAAAGGAGCAGTTACCACCATTTCATTACTGATACCAGTAAGTGTCTCTATATAAGCCGGGATTTCCTGACCGGGATTAATCAGTGTTTCATAAGCTTCTACAACCTCCCGCCCATCATGTACCAGGATAGAAATTTCCGTAATGCCATTCCCGGAAGCAAAACCACCAGTGGTTTCAATATCTACTACTGCATACAACATTAACAATTGACTTTACATGGTTAAACAGTTCAAATATGCTAATAATTTTAGTAACAAAATTAAAATAATTGATTTGTTAACTATTTTTGAGTAGATTTTTTATATGTGGCATGCAAATGGTAAATAGATAGATAACAAAAGAAATGATAAATGTCTAAAAAAATATTAGCGGTAGATGATGATCGTGAGATAGTTGAAGTAATCAAGATCATACTTGAGGATGAAGGATACGAAGTTTCTACGTTAACAAATGGAAAAAATGTATTAAATGTAATTACTTCTTTAAGACCTGATCTCATTCTTTTAGATGTTATGCTGGGAGGAATGGATGGCAGAGAAATTTGCAGGACCATAAAATCTCACGCAATTTTTAAGTACATTCCTATCGTTATGATATCTGCAAGCCATAATTTACAAAATCTGTTAAAGATGCCAGGCTCACCAAACGATTTTCTTTCGAAACCTTTTGACATCGATAACCTGGTAAAAAAAGTTAAAGCACAACTGGCAGTTTAATCCTAAAGTGTACTAATTAATATAATAATGCAATTAAATTGTATAGGATAGTAATCGGCATCCTCAGGAAGTTTCAATCTTAATCGGATTACTCAAAATCTTATGTATCGGACACTTATCTGCTATTACCAATAGTCTTTTCCGTTCATCTTCGGTTAAATCGCCTGTAAAGATTATTTTTCTACTTATCGTAGTTTCCTTATTCATTTCTTCTTCTTTACATATAGCAAGCTCAATTTTGATATGATCAAGCTTTAAGTTCTTCCTATCCGCATACATCCTGATCGTAATTGCAGTGCAGCTCCCTAAACTTGCCAGTAATAAAGCTGCCGGGGCCATTCCTTCATCTGTTCCCCCTAGATCCTCAGGTTCATCTGAATAGATGAAGTGTCCGCCCGAGTAAACCTTAGTTTTGTAATGGGATCTGTCTAATTCCGTAATTGCTGTAATTTGATTACCTGTCATCTGCTTTTATTTAAAAATATAATTGAGATTAATATAAGGAAAAAGGATTACCAATTGTTTTTTCAATAGCTTCCTTTGCAATAAATACACAAAAAATCGGATGATTATAAAACCATTACCAGTAAAGGATGTTTTTATAGCACATCAAAACTTATGAAAATGGAAAACAATTCAGTAAACGCAGAAATTTTAAACGACCTTATTCAAATCAGTAACGACAGGGTTGAAGGCTATCAGAAAGCAATAGAAGAGTTGCACGTAGAGGACGCAGATCTTAAATCCCTATTTGTTGAAATGGTAAGGCAAAGTCACAGGCACAAAGCAGCATTGGTAAAAGAGGTTCAGGTATTGGGAAAAGAACCTGAAAGTGGAACTACTACTTCAGGAAAAATTTACCGCACCTGGATGGACATTAAGGCAATTTTCACCGGACATGACCGGGAAACGGTATTAAACAATTGTGAATTCGGCGAAGATGCCGCCCAAAAAGCCTATAAAATGGCACTTGAAGAAGATGGGCTATCTGCCAATCTCAGGTCATTAATTTCAGATCAGAAAACGGAACTGAAAACATCACATGATCAGATAAAATCGCTTAGAGACAAGGTCTCTTAAATAAAATTAATGAAAAAAGGCCAGATAACCTTTTTTCATTAATTTTTAGAAACATTAATTATGCCCTCAAGTGTAATCCATCATTTTAGTTATGATCCGGATGCAAAAGCTTTAAAAATAACTTTTGTATCGGGCATAAGATATAAATACAAAAATGTGCCAGAGGAAGTTTTCAATATGCTTAAGGCTGCTGGTTCAAAGGGAAGATATTTTAATTATTTTATCAAGGGAAAGTTTAAGTACAATAAAATGAAACATTCCTGATTCATTTTCATTCAGCTTCTCTTTTTACGTACGTTTTATTTCCGTTCTTATTGATATAATATTTTCCTCCACGCGGACCGGTTAAAATTTGCTCACCATTAGGTCCTTTTAAACTTCTGTCTACAGTTGGCTTATAATCCTTAGCATTGGTAACCGCAGTTGTAGTTGTTTTTTTAACCGTAGCAGCTTCTTTTTTTGCTGCTGCTACAGGAGCTTCAGCCTTCTCTTTATTAGCCGTATAACGTTTATCAGGAGTACCATCTTTTTTCATACCAGGTACCGTTGCAGCTTCTTTGGCTACAGCTTTCTTGGTTGTCGTTTTTACTTCTTTCGCCGCTGCAGCACTATTTGTATACCTTTTATCAGGTGTACCATCTTTTTTTAGCTTTACAGCTGTTGCTTTCTGTTTATCTTCGGCTTTTTTTGCATCTGCCTTAACTTTGGCAGCTTCTTTTTTTGCATCGGCCTTAGCCTTGGCAGTTTCCGTTTTAGCGCTGGTAACTGCAGCAGTTTGTGCCATACTTAAGCTTACACAGAAGCTTAAAACAGCAATTAGTGAAAGTAATTTTTTCATAGTGTTCTTTTAAAATTGTCTGATTCAATTTATTAAACCGTTACCACATCAGGTAATATTATACAATTTAGCATATTGTAACGAGTTTATAAAAAAAACATTCAATTACTTAACAACTGATAATTAACAGCTTACATCCTAAACCGTAACGAAACAGATCTTCCCAGAGCCTGGGCCAGTTCAGGTTCTACCATAAAAGCCCCTGCATTCTGCACCCATACATTCTTTTCATCTTTAACTAAAATAATATCATGACCATTAAAGCCTATATGCAATTCAGTTGTAGCTTTAGTTATTGCAGAACTATTTAATATTTCATATACATAGTCTGTGTCTTTATACGTAATGCGCATCGGCAGCCCCATAATTTTCTTTTCCTCGGTGTAAAGATAAATTAAAAAAACAGATATTGTCAGGGAAACAGTCTGGCTTGGTAGACTTCAGCTGTCCGTCCCCCTGAATGTCCGAAATTAGAAAGAGAAAGTCCCAGTAGCCTTACACTTCTTGAGGTAAAATCGATACCTGCCAGTAAAGATCTGGCAATATCCAGGATGACATCAAGCTCACTTATCCCATCAGCAGATGATTTACTTCTCGTTATTTGTTTAAAATCACTAAACTTAACCTTCAGGGTTACCGTTCTTCCTGCCAGGCCATATTGTTTCATCCGCTTAAATACAACGTTTGCAATCTTTTCTATTTCAGGGTTCATCTCTTCAAATCTTGTCAGATCATAGGAAAAGGTATCTTCGGCACTGATAGATTTTGTTTCCTGATTCGGCTCCACAGGTCTGTTATCTATACCTCTAACTATATTATAAAAAAACCTGCCACTCTTTCCAAATAAATTGATCAGTTCAGTTTCAGTTAATTTTTTCAGGTCTGCACCTTTATGTAAACCACGTAACTTCATTTTTCCTGCTGTAACCTTGCCAACACCATGAAATTTTTCAACCGGCAATTGCGCTATAAACCTTTCAATTCCTGATGGCCCTACAAAAGTTAATCCATCCGGCTTATTCATACCTGATGCTATTTTGGATACAAACTTGTTTATTGAAATCCCTGCTGAAGCAGTTAATTTAAGCTCATCTTGTATGGCCTGCTTAATTTGCCTTGCAATATCAATTGCTGAACCTATGCCAAGTTTATCATTCGTTACATCCAGATAAGCTTCGTCTAACGACAAAGGTTCTATCAAATCTGTATAACGCTGAAAGATTGCCCTGATCTGTTTAGATACCGCCTTGTAAACTGCAAAACGGGGATATACAAAAATTAGATGAGGGCACAATTTCAATGCCTGTTTGGAAGGCATTGCAGAGTGTACACCAAATTTTCTCGCCTCATAACTTGCAGTTGCCACAACCCCACCCCTACCTTCAGGAGAACCACCCACGGCAATGGCCTTCCCCATAAGTTCAGGATGATCCCTCTGTTCAACTGAAGCATAGAATGAATCCATATCAATATGAATGATTTTGCGCATAAAACAATATTAAACAAAAAAGGCCTGCAGCATAGCAGGCCTTTCCATAACAATCAAAGAATATTACTTGGCATTCTTTTTCTCAGTTACTTCAGCACGGATTTCTTGTGCAAGACCTTTTAAATCCTGCATTGCTTTACGTACCCTGGTACCAGCGGCACCATTACCTGAATTATAAAATTTGTCTGCATCAGCCTCTACGCCAGCGATTAATTGTTTAAGCTTTGAAAATTTTTCCATGTTTTTCTTTCGTTTAAGATTTTAAAATATATGATATAACGCTCTAAAGTTAATAATTATTGGATTTCTCCCAAATGAATATTTATGAACATCATTTTTTGTTTAAACATTCCTTGAAAAATAATCGTTCAGCATCACACCACAATTTAAACCCAGTGTTTTATGCGCTTTGTCTTTGAGCTGTCTGATTCGTTCTTTACTAAGTTTTAAAATCTTCTGCATATCCTCAATTGCAGTTTGCGGATATCCGTTCAGTCCATAAAATAATATAATGATCTTTTGTTCCCTTTTTGATAAAATATCCAATGCCCTGTTCAGATCCGTTGACAGGGATGCGGCCAATGTAAAATGATCGGTTTGATGTGTAGCTTCGTCTGCAATTACTTCCATTAATGTACTTCCTGATTCTTCCTTAATTACATCATCTAACGAATAAGTAAAAGCGGCATTAGCCGTATAATCCATTACTTTGTCCACTGTAAATCCCGTATAAACTGCCAGTTCTTCAACTGTAGGCATTCTCTCTAGCTGTTGCTCCAGTTTTAATACAGCCTGATTAAGCCTGCTTATCCCCAGCAGCTGATTGCCAGGTAACCGGATCAGACGTCGCTGTTCGGCAATGGCCTGCAAAATTGCCTGACGGACCCACCATACGGCGAAAGTGATAAACTTAAAACCTCTGGTTGCATCAAAGCGATGTGCAGCTTTAATCAGTCCGATATTG comes from the Pedobacter heparinus DSM 2366 genome and includes:
- a CDS encoding sigma-70 family RNA polymerase sigma factor, encoding MKRFTISPSIAKRDSDVVESYLSEIGRISLTDPEEEFRLVSAIRNGDQEALHRLIKGNLRFVVSVAKKYQDKGLKLGDLINEGNIGLIKAAHRFDATRGFKFITFAVWWVRQAILQAIAEQRRLIRLPGNQLLGISRLNQAVLKLEQQLERMPTVEELAVYTGFTVDKVMDYTANAAFTYSLDDVIKEESGSTLMEVIADEATHQTDHFTLAASLSTDLNRALDILSKREQKIIILFYGLNGYPQTAIEDMQKILKLSKERIRQLKDKAHKTLGLNCGVMLNDYFSRNV